A single Dasypus novemcinctus isolate mDasNov1 chromosome 4, mDasNov1.1.hap2, whole genome shotgun sequence DNA region contains:
- the GPR87 gene encoding G-protein coupled receptor 87 isoform X1: protein MHFLNPREHLNKRMGLNLTLAKLPGKTTDDELPNHGSHTPSNTSEGSGKNTTDHNEFDTIVLPILYLVIFVASILLNGLAVWIFFHIRNKTSFIFYLKNIVVADLIMTLTFPFRIVHDAGFGPWYFNFILCRYTSVLFYANMYTSIVFLGLISIDRYLKVVKPFGDSRMYSITFTKVLSLCVWVIMAILSLPNIILTNGQATKENIHDCMNLKSPLGVKWHKAVVYVNSCLFVAVLVILIGCYIAISRYIHKSSRQFISQSSRKRKHNQSIRVVVAVFFTCFLPYHLCRIPFTFSHLDRLLDESAHKILYYCKEMTLFLSACNVCLDPIIYFFMCRSFSRRLFKKSNIRTRSESIRSLQSVRRSEVRIYYDYTDV, encoded by the exons ATGCATTTCCTGAATCCTAGAG aacatctcaacaaaagAATGGGGCTCAACTTGACGCTTGCAAAATTACCAGGTAAAACTACAG ATGATGAGCTGCCTAACCACGGAAGTCACACTCCGAGTAACACAAGCGAAGGCTCTGGAAAGAACACCACTGATCACAATGAATTTGACACTATTGTGCTGCCCATACTTTACCTCGTTATATTTGTGGCAAGCATCTTGCTGAATGGTCTAGCAGTGTGGATCTTCTTCCATATTAGGAATAAAACCAGCTTCATATTTTATCTCAAAAACATAGTGGTTGCTGACCTCATAATGACACTGACATTTCCATTTCGAATAGTTCATGATGCAGGATTTGGACCTTGGTACTTCAATTTTATTCTCTGTAGATATacttcagttttattttatgCAAACATGTACACTTCCATCGTGTTTCTTGGGCTGATAAGCATCGATCGCTATTTGAAGGTGGTAAAGCCATTTGGGGACTCTCGCATGTACAGCATAACCTTCACCAAAGTTTTGTCTCTTTGTGTTTGGGTGATCATGGCTATTTTGTCCTTACCAAACATTATCTTAACAAATGGTCAGGcaactaaggaaaacattcatgACTGCATGAATCTTAAAAGTCCCTTGGGTGTCAAATGGCATAAGGCAGTTGTTTATGTCAACAGCTGTTTGTTTGTGGCTGTGCTGGTGATACTAATTGGATGTTACATAGCCATATCCAGGTACATCCACAAATCCAGCAGGCAATTCATCAGTCAGTCAAGCCGAAAACGAAAACATAATCAGAGCATTAGGGTTGTCGTGGCTGTGTTTTTTACATGCTTCCTACCATATCATCTGTGCAGAATTCCTTTTACTTTTAGTCACTTAGACAGGCTTTTAGATGAATCTGCACACAAAATCTTATATTACTGCAAGGAAATGACACTTTTCTTGTCTGCGTGCAATGTGTGTCTGGATCCAATCATTTACTTTTTTATGTGTAGGTCATTTTCTAGAAGGCTattcaagaaatcaaatatcAGAACCAGGAGTGAAAGCATTAGATCACTGCAAAGTGTCAGAAGATCGGAAGTCCGCATATATTATGATTACACAGATGTATAG
- the GPR87 gene encoding G-protein coupled receptor 87 isoform X2 — protein MHFLNPREHLNKRMGLNLTLAKLPDDELPNHGSHTPSNTSEGSGKNTTDHNEFDTIVLPILYLVIFVASILLNGLAVWIFFHIRNKTSFIFYLKNIVVADLIMTLTFPFRIVHDAGFGPWYFNFILCRYTSVLFYANMYTSIVFLGLISIDRYLKVVKPFGDSRMYSITFTKVLSLCVWVIMAILSLPNIILTNGQATKENIHDCMNLKSPLGVKWHKAVVYVNSCLFVAVLVILIGCYIAISRYIHKSSRQFISQSSRKRKHNQSIRVVVAVFFTCFLPYHLCRIPFTFSHLDRLLDESAHKILYYCKEMTLFLSACNVCLDPIIYFFMCRSFSRRLFKKSNIRTRSESIRSLQSVRRSEVRIYYDYTDV, from the exons ATGCATTTCCTGAATCCTAGAG aacatctcaacaaaagAATGGGGCTCAACTTGACGCTTGCAAAATTACCAG ATGATGAGCTGCCTAACCACGGAAGTCACACTCCGAGTAACACAAGCGAAGGCTCTGGAAAGAACACCACTGATCACAATGAATTTGACACTATTGTGCTGCCCATACTTTACCTCGTTATATTTGTGGCAAGCATCTTGCTGAATGGTCTAGCAGTGTGGATCTTCTTCCATATTAGGAATAAAACCAGCTTCATATTTTATCTCAAAAACATAGTGGTTGCTGACCTCATAATGACACTGACATTTCCATTTCGAATAGTTCATGATGCAGGATTTGGACCTTGGTACTTCAATTTTATTCTCTGTAGATATacttcagttttattttatgCAAACATGTACACTTCCATCGTGTTTCTTGGGCTGATAAGCATCGATCGCTATTTGAAGGTGGTAAAGCCATTTGGGGACTCTCGCATGTACAGCATAACCTTCACCAAAGTTTTGTCTCTTTGTGTTTGGGTGATCATGGCTATTTTGTCCTTACCAAACATTATCTTAACAAATGGTCAGGcaactaaggaaaacattcatgACTGCATGAATCTTAAAAGTCCCTTGGGTGTCAAATGGCATAAGGCAGTTGTTTATGTCAACAGCTGTTTGTTTGTGGCTGTGCTGGTGATACTAATTGGATGTTACATAGCCATATCCAGGTACATCCACAAATCCAGCAGGCAATTCATCAGTCAGTCAAGCCGAAAACGAAAACATAATCAGAGCATTAGGGTTGTCGTGGCTGTGTTTTTTACATGCTTCCTACCATATCATCTGTGCAGAATTCCTTTTACTTTTAGTCACTTAGACAGGCTTTTAGATGAATCTGCACACAAAATCTTATATTACTGCAAGGAAATGACACTTTTCTTGTCTGCGTGCAATGTGTGTCTGGATCCAATCATTTACTTTTTTATGTGTAGGTCATTTTCTAGAAGGCTattcaagaaatcaaatatcAGAACCAGGAGTGAAAGCATTAGATCACTGCAAAGTGTCAGAAGATCGGAAGTCCGCATATATTATGATTACACAGATGTATAG